CATCTCGGCTCCACCGCGCTGACCTGAACAACAGCGGCGCGTCAAACCGAACTGCGCTACTATCCCGCTTTGGCGCAACGCTTCGCGCAACAACCAGGTGACGACCTACCGTTTCACCGGGCAGCGATGGGACAGCGGCACGGCGTTGTATTTCTACCAGTCCCGCTGGTACGATCGATCATCGGGCGATTTTCTCGCCGCGGATACGGTAATTCCCCAGCCGGAAAATCCGCAGAATCTGAACCGTTACAGCTACCTCGGGAATCAACCTCTCCGGGTTCATCGATCAAGCGGACATGCAACCATATGTGGAACAAGCGTAGATGATGGTTGTGGCGGCATAGATGCGCTCCACAGCATTGAATTGCAACTGCGGCGAGAAGACTGGATCAATCGGCGCCAAGCAAGCGTATCAGTATTACCTGGCGCACCCTGGCGAGGACGCAGGCGCCTATCAGCCACTCCCGCAACCGAAGAATTCAACGGCATCATCTCGACCGGGTAATGCGCAAGCTCAAGCGGAGTTGGGCGCAGAAATCTTGGCGGAGTTAGCACTGAAGCGCAGCGACCACCAATGGCGTAATCTTCGAGGCGATGTCCGGTTATGGGGGGAATGCATCTTTCGGCGTAGGGCTCTATGCTGTTGGAGTTTTCGGGACATTTGGTTCCGGGAAAGCTCTCCACCAAGCGACTGTGACCATTACTCGCAATGGCGAAGTTGCATCCCAATATACGATGACGAGTGGGAATATGACGAACGAGGAGGCTGCTCTTGGGTTTCCTCGCTCATCGTTGGCAACGCATACTGAGGCCCGCGCTGTGAAGCAAATCCCCATGCTATCTGGTGACACGATGATTATCATGGGTCAGTATCCACCTTGTCCATCATGCAAAGGGGCCATGAACGTTGCGGCAAGAGTCAACGGCACTATCATCATTTATCGTTGGCCTGGGGAGAATGGTCAACTCCGAAATGAGGTGCAATGAAGAGATTAACAGTTCGAGCAATTTCAGTACAAGAATTGGAGGATCTGAATGCTTTTGTAATCGCGCTGTATGATCAGAAGGAAATGCCAATGAGTTGGATTGAAATCCAGCAACCCCTGACTCTTAACACACAGGATCAGCAACTTGGGTTGGATACTTACTGTGTTACAACCAATACCGGTGCGTCGCACTACGGCGGGATTACTTCATGCATTCTTCGCGGTCGCGTATTGAGGATAGAATTCTCTCAACCAGCGGGATCTGTCCTAGGTTTGGGGGAAGCGTTGGAATGTTACCTTCTAGTACCGATGACGGTTATCACCTCACTTCGATTTGGGCTGGAACGTATGCTCCAGAACAATGTTCAGTGTTCATCAATGTGAAGGTGAACTGCAAGCACTGGTATCCCATTGTGCCGATGAAGCCTGAGATACTTCCGTGGCCGAATCTAATGTGCAGTCCAGGCAGGGTGAATGCCACGGCGAGTAAGTCCAGTGTGGGGAGTTATGTGTACGGTGCGTCGTCGCCGGGGAATTGCCGGGCGGGGACGCAGGCGACGAAGCCACATGCGGTGCTGCAGGCGGGCAGCAGCAACGTCTACAACTACGGCTGCAGCAGCATGACCGGGCGCACGGTGGGCGGCGTGACCTACACCCTGGTCTACGATGCGGAGAACCGGCTGCCAACCGGTAAAGCAGGGAAGCACGGCGCTGTTGCTTCACCCACTGGCACTGCGGACGGCAGCAACCGGGTGAAGGCGGTGATGGGGAGCAACACGACGGGCGGACTTTTGCCACGAATTGCACGAATTGACACGAGACGAAACTCGATTCGTGTAAATTAGTGAAATTCGTGGCAGAGAAAACGGTCAACGAGACCGGCGGCCGGCTGTCGGAGATTCGCTACAAGCCGTGGGGCGAGAGCCGCTACACCTTCGACGCGACCCCGACGCAGCGCCGCTTCACCGGGCAGGTGCTGGACGAGGTGGCGGGCGGATTGTATTTCTACAACGCCAGATACCACGACCCGGCGCTGCCGACCGCGGCGCGATCCGGTTCGAAGGGCGAAGAGCGTTGACGGCGTTGAGCGCCTGACCCAACAGATTGATGCGAGTAGAATAGCCGGCTGCCAGCAGAAAAACCTCGCGCCAGCGGTCTGGCTCTGCACGGACCAGTCGCGCCGCCTCGCTCGCATAATCGGGCAAGCTGGCCAGGTGACACGCGGCCAGAAATTCCTGAAAGGTGCGATGTGGAAAGGTGTAGGCTTCGGTCTTGTGGCGGATGAGCAGACCGGCTCGCTCACGAATGTAATCAATGAACACGCCGGCCTTGTTCCAGTCGTTGTTCAAGAAGGGCGCCAGCCAGGCGCGCAGTTCGCCTTCGGCGATGTCCGCCGTGTCGCCATCACCGCTGTGCCGGCTGTGGGCCTTGAAGGCCACCGCGTACAGGCGGCTCGCAGATCGCTCATTTCAGGGTAGGGGATGGCCGGGTGCTCCACGATACCGGCGCCGGCGCCGGTTGGATTTGCCCATCGCTCCAGGAGCAATTGCACCGCCTCGGTGTACAGTTGGGGTGGGGGTCTTAGGGCAACTGCCCGGTGAAGGGCGGGGAGCCGCGCCATGATCGTCAAGAGCAGAGGACGTTCGGCCAGGAGACCGCGCGCAGGCAATCATACCGCAAGCGGACGCCGCGGTCAGTCCCCGCCTGCGCCAGATTTTGCCACGAATTGCACGAATCGACACGAAGGCAGAGCCAACTTGGAAATTAGTGAAAATCGTGGCAGCGGGAAGCGAGGCGGATTCTCCGAGTGCACGAATTGACACGACAAGGCCCTGAAATTCGTGCAAATTAGTGAAATTCGTGGCAGGGAAATCTGGTCGGACTTTTGCCACGAATTGCACGAATTGACACGAAGACAGAAGCTCGATTCGTGTAAATGAGTGAAATTCGTGGCAGGGAATTGAGGCCCATCGAGACCGACGCGCATCGCCGAGATTCGCTCATGCCCCCAGTCCGCTTCAGCGGACTTCCCATAACAGCCTGAACTTCAGTTCAAGGCTTGGCTTTGACGAATTGCCCGGCCTCAGGTACAATAGTCCGGCGCCTGCTTACAGGCGCCTTTATTTGCGCGGTATGAAGAATGCATCCACATCAAGCGCCAGCGCAGACAACGCCGATGGTGCAAGAAACGAAATGATTAACGAAAAATACGCGGCAAGACGTTCATCGTAAGATAGTAAAGTAAGATAGTAAAAAGGAGATCGTAGAATCGTGGCTCAAATTTCATTAGCGGCGCAGCAGCGCGACCCATCTGCCCATGTCAACCAACTGCGCCAGCAGGGCCTGGTGCCTGCGGTAATGTACGGACACAATATCCCGGCCGAATCCATTCAGATCGAACGGATCAGCCTCGATAAGGCGGTCAAGCAGGGCGCTCTGACCCACCTGACCACGCTCGATCTGGGCACCCGCCAGGTGGCCGTGCTTATCAAGGAACTGCAGCGCCATCCTGTCAAGCGCAATCCATTGCACGTGGACTTCTACCAGGTCTCCATGACGGAAGTGATTGAGATTGCGGTGCCGATCAGGCTGGTTGGCGCACTACAATCTAGCCTGGGCAGTGATTATGTGCTGGTGCATAACCTGGAGGCCGTCATGGTCTCCTGTCTGCCCAGCAACATTCCCAATGCGCTGACGATTGACATCAGCCAACTCACAGCCGAGCACCACATCCTGCACGCCAGAGACCTCGTCATTCCGGCCAACGTTAAATTGGCAATCTCGGCTGACGATGCCGTGGTGATGGTCAGCCGTACCCGCGCCGCCGTCTCTGAAGATACCGGTGAGGCCGCCACGACGAGCACGGCTGCCGAACCGGAAGTCGTGATCAAGGGCAAGGCCGCCAAGGGCGAAGAACTCCCGCCCGAGGATACGAAGAGGAAGTAAGCAACCTCGCTGCTTGTTGGCCGATTCTGCTTATGCTGAAACCGGGTTTCATCACTGAAACCCGGTTTCTTAGTGCTTTTTTATGTTAGAATTCAGCCTTTTGTGCGCGTGAAGTCCACGCTCGACACGACCGCAAGGATCAATGCAACAAAGCGCCGGGTCATGCGACTGCGCGTGGCGCGCGCTGTCAGGAGAACCAGATCATGGCTCATGACAAATTGATTGTTCGCGGAGCACGCGAACACAACCTGAAGAACATCACCGTCGAGTTGCCGCGCGACCAGCTGGTGGTCATCACCGGCCTCTCCGGTTCGGGCAAGTCGTCGTTAGCCTTCGATACGATCTATGCCGAAGGCCAGCGCCGCTACGTCGAATCGTTGTCGGCCTACGCACGCCAGTTCCTGGGCCTGATGGAAAAGCCCGACGTGGATCAGATCGAGGGCCTCAGTCCGGCCATTTCGATTGACCAGAAGGGCGCCAGCCGCAACCCGCGCTCCACCGTGGGCACCACCACCGAGATCTACGACTATTTGCGCCTGCTCTATGCCCGCGTGGGCACACCGCACTGCCCCAACTGCGGCCGCGAGATTGCCCAGCAGAGCGCTCAACAGATTGTGGACTCGATCCTGGAGATGCCAGCCGGCAGCCGTATCCTGATCCTGGCGCCGTTGATCCAGGCGCGCAAGGGCGAGCACAAAGGCATCTTCGAGGATGTGCGCAAGGCCGGCTTCGTACGCGTGCGCGTCAACGGCGAGGTGCATGATGTGGATGAGGAGATCGAGCTCGATCGCTACAAGAATCACACCATCGAAGCGGTGGTGGATCGCCTGGTAGTGGTGAAGGACGGCGAGGGCGCGCTCGATCTTAGCCGCCTGACCGACTCGGTGGAGACCGCGCTGCGTCTGGGCGGCGGCGCCATCCTGGTCAGCGATGTCAGTCAGCGGGACGCGGCTGCGACCGATCGCCTCTACTCCGAGCATTTTGCCTGCGTCCACTGCGGCATCAGCCTGCCGGAGATCGAGCCGCGCACCTTTTCGTTCAACTCACCGCACGGCGCCTGCCAGACCTGCAGCGGCTTGGGCGTGCAGATGGAGTTCGACCCTGAGATGATCGCGTCGAATCCTGATCTGTCGCTGGCAGAGGGCGCGCTCAATGTCAGCGGCTGGGGCAAGCAAGGGCAAAAGGACGAGGAGAATCACTATCGCCAGCTCCTGCGCGCCCTGTGCGCCAAGCACCATATCCCCTTCACGGTTGCGTGGAAGGAATTGAGCAACCGCCAGCGCGAGATCATCCTCTTTGGCGCCGGCCAGGCGGAGTCGGTTGCGATTACGTACCACAACACCGCCGGCCAATTGCGCACCTACGAAACGACTTACGAGGCGGTCATCCCGCACTTGCAGCGGCGCTACCGTGAATCCACCTCTGACTATATCCGCTCCGAGATGGAAGAATTGATGACCTCGCGCCCGTGCCCGGTCTGCGGCGGCAAGCGCCTGCGCCCCGAAGCCCTGGCCGTGACGATCATCAATCAGAACATTGATGTGGTGACGCAGTTCTCAGTGATCGAAGCCCTGGAATGGGTGCGCCTGCTGCAAGGAGAGACGGCGCCGGTCATCACGGTCGCGGCCAATGGCCGCGACGGCGCGCCCGAGAGCCAGCGCGTGGCGAAGTATGGCGATGCCCTGGAGGTGCCTGCGGCCTCACCGCTGACGCAGCGCCAGTGGACCATCGCGCGCCAGATTCTGAAGGAGATTCGCGCCCGGCTCGGCTTCATGGCCGATGTGGGCCTGAACTACCTGTCGCTCAAGCGCGGCACCGCCACGCTGTCTGGCGGCGAGGCGCAGCGCATCCGCCTGGCCACGCAGATCGGCTCGCAGTTGATGGGCGTGCTCTACATCCTGGACGAGCCGTCCATTGGCCTGCATCAGCGCGACAACGCGCGCCTGATTCGCACGCTGATTGCCATGCGCGACCTGGGCAACACCGTGCTGGTGGTTGAGCATGATGAAGAAACGATGCGCGCGGCCGATTGGATCGTGGATATGGGGCCAGGCGCGGGCGAGCACGGCGGTCAGGTGGTCTGCTCCGCGCCGCGCGATAGCTTCATCGAGTGTCCCGACTCGTTGACGGCCCGCTATCTGCGCGGCGAAGAGCGGATCGAGGTGCCGACCAAGCGCCGCGACGGCAACGGCAAGACCCTGCTCATCAAACACGCCACGGAGAACAACCTGCAAGGCGTGGATGTGCGCATTCCCCTGGGCAAGTTCATCTGTGTGACCGGCGTCTCCGGCTCCGGCAAGTCGAGCCTGGTGATCGAGGTGCTCTACAAGCGCCTGGCGCAGAGCCTCTACCGGGCCAAGGACAAGCCGGGCGCGCATGAGACGATCCTGGGCATCGAGCAGTTGGACAAGGTGATTGACATTGACCAGAGCGCGATCGGACGCACGCCGCGCTCCAATCCGGCCACCTATACCGCTCTCTTCGGCCCGCTGCGCGATCTCTTTGCCCGCCTGCCGGACGCCAAACTGCGCGGTTATGGGCCGGGGCGCTTCTCGTTCAATGTCAAGGGCGGGCGCTGTGAGGCCTGCCAGGGCGATGGCACCATTCGCATCGAGATGCAGTTCCTGCCCGATGTTTGGGTGCCATGCGAAGTGTGCCACGGCAAGCGCTACAACCGGGACACGCTGCAAATTTTGTACAAGGGCAAATCCATCGCCGACACGCTCGACATGACGGTGGAAGAGGCGCACGAGTTCTTCAACAACATCCCGGCCATTCGCAACAAGCTCAAGACCCTGGAAGCGGTGGGTCTGGGCTATATCCGCCTGGGGCAGGCAGCCACCACCTTGAGCGGCGGCGAGGCGCAGCGCATCAAGCTGAGCAAGGAGCTGAGCCGTCGCGACACCGGCGATACGCTCTACATCCTGGACGAACCGACGACCGGCCTGCACTTCGCGGACACGCGGCGCCTGCTGCAGGTGCTGCACGACTTGGCCGACCGCGGCAACACCCTGGTGGTCATCGAGCATAACCTGGATGTCATCAAGTCGGCCGACTGGGTGATTGACATGGGGCCGGAGGGCGGCAACGGCGGCGGCCGCATCATCGCCGAGGGACGCCCGGAAGAGGTGGCGCAGGTGTCGGCCTCCTACACCGGCCAGTTCTTGCAGCATGTCTTGCCGCAGATCGGGCGCCTGCCAGTCTCGGCAGCGTTCGACCCGTCCACCCCTGTGAACTAGCCGCTCCTCGGAGGCCGCTGATGGCGCTGTTTCGTGCTCTGACGCACCGATCGTTTGCCCTCCTCTGGGTCGGGCAGACGATCTCGCGCGTCGGCGATCATCTCTATCAGGTGGCACTGGCATGGTGGGTGCTGGAAAAGACCGGCTCCGCGCTGGCGATGGGCACCGTGCTGACCTTTTCGATGGTGCCGATGCTGCTCTTCGTCCTCATCGGCGGCGTGGCGGTGGATCGCCTGCCGCGGGTGCGCCTGCTGCTGATCTCTGACCTGGGCCGGGGCATCGCGGCGGCGGGCGTGGCATGGCTGGCCCTCAGCGGGCGCCTGGAAATCTGGCACATCTACGGGGCCAGCCTGCTCTTCGGCCTGGCCGACGCCTTCTTTCAACCGGCGTATCTGGCCCTGGTACCGGAGTTGACCCCGGTCAGCGCGCTGACCAGCGCCAATTCACTGACCAGCCTCAGCATGCAGGCCGGCCGCATCGTGGGGCCGGCCCTGGGCGCGGCTCTCGTGGGCCTGGGTGGCACCACGCTGGCCTTTGCCGGCAATGCGCTCTCGTTTTTTGCCGCGGCGCTGTTGGTGCTGCCGCTCCTGCGCCTGTCCACCGCGCCGGCGCCGTCTGCGTCCCAGGGCATGCATGGCATCGTGCGCGACCTGCGCGAAGGGCTGGCCGTGGTCGCCGGCAGCCCCATTCTGTGGGTGACAATCCTCTTGTTTTCCCTGACCAACATCACGCTGGCCGCACCGTTTGCGGTGGCGCTGCCTTTCCTGGTCAAAGATCACCTGCACGGTGATGTGCGCACCCTGGGCCTGCTTTATGCTGTCTTTCCCATCGGCTATGTCCTCGGCGGGCTGTGGATGGGGCGTTACCCGCGCTTACGTTGGCGCGGTTTGGTGTCCTACGGCGGCGCCATCGTGGCGGGGCTGGGGCTGGCCGTACTGGGCGCCAACGTGCCGCTGGCTGTCATCTTGCTGGCGGCCCTCATCAACGGCGCGGCGTTGGAGGTCTTTGGCCTGATCTGGACGAACATCCTGCAAACTGTGGTGCCGGGCGACAAGCTGGGCCGTGTGGCGAGCTTTGACATGCTCGGCTCCTTCATGCTGCTGCCGATTGGCTACGGACTGACCGGCTGGGCCACCGAGGCGCTGGGGCCGGCCCTGGTTTTTATCGCTGGCGGTCTGTTGACGGCATTGATTACCGCGCTCGGCCTGTTGCATCCCGCGGTGCGCCGTTTCGATTGAGTGCGACCTCACCCCCTTCTCCTCTCCGCAGAGCGGAGAGGAGAAGGGGCAGGGGATGAGGTGAGGTCACTGGCAGGCGCCGTAGGCGAGTGAGGTCACGAGTTTTCCGTCCGCGCTGAGCAGGTCGGCGCGATCGCCGCCGTTGTTCCAAACGGTATCTTCTGTCCATTTGAGATCGGTCGGCGGTTTGTTCAGCGCCTGCGGGCCGCTGTGGATGCGCACGCTGGCGCCAGACGCCAGGGTTAGATCAGCCGGAAGAACAAAGACCTGCTCAGGGATCAAGCGACAAGGAGTGCCGCCGTAGCTCTGCAAACGCCAGCCGGCCAGTGACTGCGGCGCGGTACTCTGGTTCGTCACTGTGACCACCTCATCGTCGCCGGCGTACATCATGCCGGTGATGGCGATCGAGCTATTGACGCTGCGCGTGGCCGCCGGCGCCGGGGTGGGCGTACGCGTCAGGGCAGTGGCGGCAAGTGTCGGCCGTGCAGTAGGCGTGCGCGCCACGGTCGTGGCTGACAGCGGCGGCCGTTTGATGTCACCAGCGCAGGTTTGCGGTGACCAGAGGCCACGCCCTTGCTCTTGCGCCAGCTGCTGCGCCTCACGAAAGACACGATTCAGAGAATAGGGCCGGTCCCTGTAGTAGGTGTACTCCAGCGCAAAGCCCTGCGCAATCGCCTCCAGATTGAACAGACGGCCATCGCTCAGCCACACATAACGCAGCCAGCGCCCGTACTGATCTTTGTCGTCCTGCTGCGGG
The DNA window shown above is from Candidatus Amarolinea dominans and carries:
- a CDS encoding MFS transporter; the protein is MALFRALTHRSFALLWVGQTISRVGDHLYQVALAWWVLEKTGSALAMGTVLTFSMVPMLLFVLIGGVAVDRLPRVRLLLISDLGRGIAAAGVAWLALSGRLEIWHIYGASLLFGLADAFFQPAYLALVPELTPVSALTSANSLTSLSMQAGRIVGPALGAALVGLGGTTLAFAGNALSFFAAALLVLPLLRLSTAPAPSASQGMHGIVRDLREGLAVVAGSPILWVTILLFSLTNITLAAPFAVALPFLVKDHLHGDVRTLGLLYAVFPIGYVLGGLWMGRYPRLRWRGLVSYGGAIVAGLGLAVLGANVPLAVILLAALINGAALEVFGLIWTNILQTVVPGDKLGRVASFDMLGSFMLLPIGYGLTGWATEALGPALVFIAGGLLTALITALGLLHPAVRRFD
- a CDS encoding thermonuclease family protein, which encodes MDLIGFVRRWAPVVLIVALSACQARTPAPKGLPTPTASLAATVSVVTRTPTRQPTATISVVTPTPLRLPNYPDQPLNLPQGKVLSVIDGDTIDVRIDSQTVSVRLLGINTPEVVGPYRTAQCFGNEASANAKRLLAGATVYLQDDPQQDDKDQYGRWLRYVWLSDGRLFNLEAIAQGFALEYTYYRDRPYSLNRVFREAQQLAQEQGRGLWSPQTCAGDIKRPPLSATTVARTPTARPTLAATALTRTPTPAPAATRSVNSSIAITGMMYAGDDEVVTVTNQSTAPQSLAGWRLQSYGGTPCRLIPEQVFVLPADLTLASGASVRIHSGPQALNKPPTDLKWTEDTVWNNGGDRADLLSADGKLVTSLAYGACQ
- a CDS encoding 50S ribosomal protein L25; the encoded protein is MAQISLAAQQRDPSAHVNQLRQQGLVPAVMYGHNIPAESIQIERISLDKAVKQGALTHLTTLDLGTRQVAVLIKELQRHPVKRNPLHVDFYQVSMTEVIEIAVPIRLVGALQSSLGSDYVLVHNLEAVMVSCLPSNIPNALTIDISQLTAEHHILHARDLVIPANVKLAISADDAVVMVSRTRAAVSEDTGEAATTSTAAEPEVVIKGKAAKGEELPPEDTKRK
- the uvrA gene encoding excinuclease ABC subunit UvrA; amino-acid sequence: MAHDKLIVRGAREHNLKNITVELPRDQLVVITGLSGSGKSSLAFDTIYAEGQRRYVESLSAYARQFLGLMEKPDVDQIEGLSPAISIDQKGASRNPRSTVGTTTEIYDYLRLLYARVGTPHCPNCGREIAQQSAQQIVDSILEMPAGSRILILAPLIQARKGEHKGIFEDVRKAGFVRVRVNGEVHDVDEEIELDRYKNHTIEAVVDRLVVVKDGEGALDLSRLTDSVETALRLGGGAILVSDVSQRDAAATDRLYSEHFACVHCGISLPEIEPRTFSFNSPHGACQTCSGLGVQMEFDPEMIASNPDLSLAEGALNVSGWGKQGQKDEENHYRQLLRALCAKHHIPFTVAWKELSNRQREIILFGAGQAESVAITYHNTAGQLRTYETTYEAVIPHLQRRYRESTSDYIRSEMEELMTSRPCPVCGGKRLRPEALAVTIINQNIDVVTQFSVIEALEWVRLLQGETAPVITVAANGRDGAPESQRVAKYGDALEVPAASPLTQRQWTIARQILKEIRARLGFMADVGLNYLSLKRGTATLSGGEAQRIRLATQIGSQLMGVLYILDEPSIGLHQRDNARLIRTLIAMRDLGNTVLVVEHDEETMRAADWIVDMGPGAGEHGGQVVCSAPRDSFIECPDSLTARYLRGEERIEVPTKRRDGNGKTLLIKHATENNLQGVDVRIPLGKFICVTGVSGSGKSSLVIEVLYKRLAQSLYRAKDKPGAHETILGIEQLDKVIDIDQSAIGRTPRSNPATYTALFGPLRDLFARLPDAKLRGYGPGRFSFNVKGGRCEACQGDGTIRIEMQFLPDVWVPCEVCHGKRYNRDTLQILYKGKSIADTLDMTVEEAHEFFNNIPAIRNKLKTLEAVGLGYIRLGQAATTLSGGEAQRIKLSKELSRRDTGDTLYILDEPTTGLHFADTRRLLQVLHDLADRGNTLVVIEHNLDVIKSADWVIDMGPEGGNGGGRIIAEGRPEEVAQVSASYTGQFLQHVLPQIGRLPVSAAFDPSTPVN